A single window of Nicotiana sylvestris chromosome 5, ASM39365v2, whole genome shotgun sequence DNA harbors:
- the LOC138869584 gene encoding uncharacterized protein has translation MVDFDVILGMDWLSLCHVILHYHAKTVMLAMPGVPQIDWRGSLDYVPSRVISYLKAQRIVGKVCLSYLAFVRDVNVETPTIDSVPVVRDFLDVFPVDLSNMPLDRDIDFGIDLVQGTQPISIPSYHMALAKLKELNEML, from the coding sequence atggttgactttgatgtgatattgggcatggattggttgtctctgtGTCATGTTATTCTGCACTATCACGCTAAGAcggtgatgttggctatgccgggagtGCCACAGATTGACTGGCGAGGTTCTTTagactatgttcccagtagagtgatttcatacttgaaggctCAACGGATCGTTGGGAAggtttgtctttcttatttggcctttgtgagggatgtcaatgtagagacccctactattgattctgttcccgTGGTGCGAGATTTtctggatgtgtttcctgtagacctgtcgaACATGCCGctcgacagagatattgactttggtattgacttggtgcagggcactcagcccatttctattccttcatACCATATGGCATTggctaagttgaaggagttgaatgagatgctttag